The sequence GGGCGCGCCCAGTGCGTTGGCCAAGTCCTACATGCGGGAAGATAAATAGAGTCTTTATTGCGCTTGAAAGCGCAATATCAGTTGTCAATCGCCAGTTGTCCGTAGCAAAATCTTTTGGATTCACAAGGCAGTAGCATAAATTCTACATCATTCTTTTTACAACGGACAACAAACAACTGACGACTAACAAATTTAGTAATCCCTCAATTTTAGAGAGGTACAATATGCAAGCGACTCAAACGCGTTACACGAAGACATTCCCCATATCCTGGGAACAGCTGCATCGGGATTCCAAGGCGTTGGCCTGGCGTCTGGTGGATATGCAGGCCTGGAAAGGCATCGTTACCATTACCCGGGGCGGTCTGGTGCCGGCGTCCATCATTGCGCGCGAGTTGGAAATTCGCCTGGTGGATACCGTCTGTGTTTCCAGTTACGATGGTCGCGATCAGGGCTCAAGCTCGATATTAAAATCGGTGGATATCGACAGCGAGGACTGGCTGCTGGTGGATGATCTGGTGGATACCGGCCAGACGGCCCGTCTGGTCCGGGAGATGATGCCCAAAGCGCACTTTGCCACCGTCTACGCCAAGCCCGAGGGGCGGCCGCTGGTTGACACCTTTATCACCGAGGTCAGCCAGGATACCTGGATTTTGTTTCCTTGGGATACCGAATCCCAATTTGTACAGCCCATCGTGGATATCAAACAGGACCAGCCATAAATTGGTGTAACCCAAAATTTTATCTGACTTCACTTGTTTAGAACTTACACTCAAATCTGACATCGACTTAATTACAAATCCTATTGTCACCATTACTAGTAGTTGCAAACTGAGCGGATATCAGCTACATAGCTGTAGTTTGATGATATCTGAAGGTTTCTCCAAATATCGTTACCCGATTAATATCGTGTTTACGGGTAACCTATCTGCTCATTAAAACTTAAGAATAAGCACAAGGCGAAAGAATGGTTTGCGGAATAAGATACGGAGAGCCTATATGATCTGATGATTCTTTTGAGCAACATGCCCCCTGAGTAACTCAATCCCATCAAGAAAGAACGGCTTATGTATGTTTCAAACGAACTTGCAGGCAAACCCAAAAACATGCGCTACAATACAACCTTTTCACGTTTGTTAAAGCTTGTTTTGGATATGTCAGAAAGAGAACGGTTTTTGTTGTTAGAATACGCAAAGTCAATCACCGATGAACGCTTGTCTCCCAGGAAATCGTGTTTAATACCGGTCAATTGTATCCTTAATAATCACAGCCATAAAGGATT comes from Desulfobacterales bacterium and encodes:
- the gpt gene encoding xanthine phosphoribosyltransferase, with amino-acid sequence MQATQTRYTKTFPISWEQLHRDSKALAWRLVDMQAWKGIVTITRGGLVPASIIARELEIRLVDTVCVSSYDGRDQGSSSILKSVDIDSEDWLLVDDLVDTGQTARLVREMMPKAHFATVYAKPEGRPLVDTFITEVSQDTWILFPWDTESQFVQPIVDIKQDQP